In a single window of the Sediminicoccus sp. KRV36 genome:
- a CDS encoding sulfurtransferase TusA family protein gives MFQIDVSADTCPMTFVRTRLQLDKMPPGAELEVRYVGDEPRRNLARSLAEQGHLVLEELQEADGSGLIRVRKGG, from the coding sequence ATGTTTCAGATAGATGTTTCGGCTGACACTTGCCCGATGACCTTCGTGCGCACCCGGCTGCAACTGGACAAGATGCCGCCGGGGGCGGAGCTCGAGGTGCGCTACGTGGGTGACGAGCCGCGCCGGAACCTGGCACGCAGCCTGGCGGAGCAGGGCCACCTCGTTCTGGAGGAACTGCAGGAGGCTGATGGCAGTGGCCTGATCCGCGTCAGGAAAGGCGGCTGA